The Prosthecobacter algae genome has a segment encoding these proteins:
- a CDS encoding aminopeptidase: protein MISLHRDAMTGKGNNLDTSDLWRWFFGLLLSVGLTSCSTVGFYSQALRGQTEILSKARPVAEVLADPTSKPLLKEKLTTVAKIRQYAQEDLGLPAEGQYDRYTNLGRRYVVWVIFATPEFSVEAKRWWYPLVGSVKYRGFFQEAKAEKEAEKLRAQGLDVYLGGVEAYSTLGYLRDPLLNTFLGRDDASLAELIFHELTHQRVYLAGDTDFNEALATAVGREGTRRWLRSQGRWKDLAQYEKEMRVEKEFIREVLQTRTEVAALYARKDLDEKAMREGKQAAFARMKLRLEAMNRRQGGSLKLDRWFQKPMNNARLNTLATYYDLVPAFEARLRAHGGDIEAFLKEMEGLKPLAPMERRAKIQPSPAR, encoded by the coding sequence GTGATTTCACTGCATCGTGACGCGATGACGGGCAAAGGCAACAACTTAGACACATCAGACCTCTGGAGATGGTTTTTTGGCCTTCTCTTAAGTGTGGGGCTGACCTCCTGCTCCACGGTGGGTTTTTACTCGCAGGCGCTGCGCGGACAGACGGAGATCCTGAGCAAGGCGCGGCCCGTGGCAGAGGTGCTGGCGGACCCGACCTCGAAACCGCTGCTGAAGGAAAAGCTGACGACGGTGGCGAAGATCCGCCAGTATGCGCAGGAGGATCTGGGCCTGCCTGCGGAGGGGCAGTATGACCGCTACACCAACCTGGGCCGCCGCTATGTGGTGTGGGTGATTTTTGCCACGCCGGAATTCAGCGTGGAGGCCAAGCGGTGGTGGTACCCGCTGGTGGGGAGTGTGAAGTATCGCGGCTTTTTCCAGGAGGCCAAGGCGGAAAAGGAGGCGGAAAAGCTGCGTGCGCAGGGCCTGGATGTGTATCTGGGCGGGGTGGAGGCCTACTCCACCCTGGGCTATCTGCGGGACCCGCTGCTGAACACCTTCCTGGGCCGCGACGATGCCTCCCTGGCGGAGCTGATTTTTCATGAGCTGACGCATCAGCGCGTCTATCTAGCGGGAGACACGGACTTTAACGAGGCGCTGGCCACGGCGGTGGGGCGCGAGGGCACGCGGCGTTGGCTGCGGTCGCAGGGACGGTGGAAGGATCTAGCGCAGTATGAAAAGGAGATGCGGGTGGAAAAGGAATTCATCCGCGAGGTGCTGCAGACTCGCACGGAGGTGGCGGCGCTATATGCGCGGAAGGATCTGGATGAAAAGGCGATGCGTGAGGGCAAGCAAGCAGCCTTTGCCCGCATGAAGCTGCGGCTGGAGGCGATGAACCGCCGCCAGGGCGGGTCGCTGAAACTGGACCGATGGTTCCAAAAGCCGATGAACAATGCGCGGCTGAACACGCTGGCCACCTACTATGATCTGGTGCCCGCCTTTGAAGCGCGGCTGCGGGCACACGGGGGCGACATCGAGGCCTTTCTGAAGGAGATGGAAGGCCTGAAGCCCCTGGCACCAATGGAACGCCGCGCAAAGATCCAGCCCTCCCCTGCCCGATGA